In one Candidatus Binatia bacterium genomic region, the following are encoded:
- a CDS encoding histidine kinase N-terminal 7TM domain-containing protein: MGNVVLNILYLLSLASMIPLATAVWRRRTAPGAPGLLVQIIGIAIWCFGYGLENASWTPWWKLLGTKIGYIGIVMVPLSWLMFTAKFLRGRPLPNGWIVGLAVIPAITLIAVWTNGLEGGLQWSRLEFDPPHLRLTPGPWYWVAYGYSTVVFVIATWSVIRGLSHSTKLMRRQARVLLAAALIPWIANVTYTTGLSPWPDVDLAPFAFGLAAVLVTWSLLRIGFLDLAPIARGIAVEQMRDGWIVVDHRGRVVDLNPAAERFLGRPTSLVNGCDLADILPEGPDALRLAHDKTGRLESAGIEIARGNLGDRRWYELRAWPLKERSGHFVGDMLVMQDRTESIVIARSLADARDLAQSADDAKSDFLATMSHEIRTPIHGILGMTEILLDSDLQDEQRECAERSRAATLNLLNIINDILDFSKIEAGKLILEREPFELRRVVDETLGLVATAAVEKKLALTSTIEPGVPEQVLGDVGRIRQILLNLVANAVKFTETGEVAVRVDACRNGGPKDRLHFEVRDTGIGIPDEAKEKLFESFSQVGPSIARNYGGTGLGLAIVKRLVEQMGGEVGFESAPGAGSTFWFRVPLAAETAGSTASGN; the protein is encoded by the coding sequence TTGGGCAACGTCGTCCTCAACATCCTGTACCTGCTGTCCCTTGCGTCGATGATCCCATTGGCGACGGCGGTCTGGAGAAGGCGCACAGCCCCCGGCGCGCCCGGCCTCTTAGTGCAGATCATCGGAATCGCGATCTGGTGCTTCGGATACGGACTGGAAAACGCATCGTGGACGCCGTGGTGGAAACTTCTCGGCACCAAGATCGGCTACATCGGCATCGTGATGGTGCCGCTCAGCTGGCTCATGTTCACCGCGAAGTTCCTGCGAGGCCGCCCTCTGCCCAACGGCTGGATCGTTGGTCTCGCGGTGATCCCGGCGATCACGCTCATCGCGGTGTGGACCAACGGGCTCGAGGGGGGTCTCCAATGGAGCCGGCTCGAGTTCGACCCACCCCACCTCCGCCTCACTCCCGGCCCTTGGTACTGGGTCGCCTACGGGTACAGCACGGTCGTCTTCGTGATCGCCACCTGGTCCGTGATCCGCGGGCTTTCGCATTCCACCAAGCTGATGAGACGCCAAGCCCGCGTACTGCTCGCGGCAGCGCTGATCCCCTGGATCGCGAACGTGACCTACACCACCGGGCTCAGCCCGTGGCCCGACGTCGACCTCGCACCATTCGCGTTCGGCCTCGCCGCCGTCCTCGTCACGTGGAGCCTCCTGCGTATCGGCTTTCTCGATCTCGCGCCGATCGCCCGGGGGATCGCCGTCGAGCAGATGCGCGACGGCTGGATCGTCGTCGACCACCGCGGCCGCGTCGTCGATCTGAATCCGGCCGCGGAGAGATTTCTCGGTCGCCCGACGTCGCTCGTGAACGGCTGTGACCTCGCCGACATTCTTCCCGAAGGACCCGACGCGCTGCGGCTCGCGCACGACAAGACGGGCCGGCTCGAATCGGCCGGGATCGAGATTGCGCGCGGTAACCTCGGCGACCGCCGCTGGTATGAGCTTCGCGCCTGGCCGCTCAAGGAGCGCTCCGGCCACTTCGTCGGCGACATGCTCGTAATGCAGGACCGAACGGAGAGCATCGTCATCGCGCGCTCCCTTGCCGATGCGCGCGACCTCGCACAATCCGCCGACGACGCAAAGAGCGACTTCCTCGCGACGATGAGCCACGAGATCCGGACACCAATCCACGGCATCCTCGGCATGACCGAAATTCTCCTCGACTCCGATCTCCAAGACGAGCAGCGCGAGTGCGCCGAGCGCTCCCGGGCGGCGACGCTCAACCTCCTCAACATCATCAACGACATCCTGGACTTCTCGAAGATCGAAGCCGGGAAGCTCATACTCGAGCGCGAGCCGTTTGAACTGCGCCGGGTCGTAGACGAGACCCTCGGTCTCGTCGCGACCGCCGCCGTCGAGAAAAAGCTGGCATTGACCAGCACGATCGAGCCAGGCGTTCCCGAACAGGTCCTCGGAGACGTGGGCCGGATCCGACAAATCTTGCTGAACCTCGTCGCCAACGCCGTGAAGTTCACCGAGACCGGAGAGGTCGCCGTGCGCGTCGACGCCTGCCGTAACGGCGGACCGAAAGACCGTCTGCACTTCGAGGTGCGCGACACCGGCATTGGGATCCCCGACGAAGCGAAGGAGAAGCTCTTCGAATCGTTCTCCCAGGTCGGCCCCTCGATCGCTCGCAATTACGGGGGAACGGGACTCGGGCTCGCCATCGTGAAGCGCCTCGTCGAGCAGATGGGCGG
- a CDS encoding glycosyltransferase family 39 protein produces MERRSRALAALSFGSLFVLKLPLLALPYHWDEAGAYVSRALWLADSGLHRALPGLHPPTQFFGHPPGLYLLLASAYRLFGHSIWLTHLVAVTLGATTLYLTFRVGERIGGSAAAFVSALFLLLNPLFFAQAGLMHGDMAVAALGLAATLFYLEERRLPYFVSAVALLLAKETGLGIVVGIAVYHALVRSDRPRHLREAVVLATPGLMLAAFFAASWITTGRLLNNSYFDTNTLVTLSFEKVRWVSRWLFVEQGRWILTACTVVALTFGRREYRFRELPLLALVVIPFWAAFGALYVLPRYLLPAFPFLSVAAGLGVVALGRRWKLVPVVAVIAAGASFALTIDGTREGSGSYENNLEYVDVVETHRELAAWLEAHHQGAVIAAGWPLGQVLREPRLGYVSVPLNSASTHQHPEILAWTAQGDAFTQSLVARAEGERWEILERFENGGKVAAAFGRPARRPVRRHLPEKGTVR; encoded by the coding sequence GTGGAGCGACGATCCCGGGCCCTGGCGGCGCTCTCTTTCGGCTCGCTCTTTGTTCTGAAGCTGCCGCTGCTGGCGCTTCCGTATCACTGGGACGAGGCCGGCGCGTATGTTTCGCGCGCGCTCTGGCTCGCCGATTCGGGGCTTCACCGCGCTTTGCCCGGACTCCATCCGCCGACCCAGTTCTTCGGTCATCCACCGGGGCTCTATCTGCTACTGGCGTCGGCCTACCGGCTCTTCGGACATAGCATCTGGCTGACCCATCTCGTGGCCGTGACTCTCGGAGCGACGACCCTCTATCTAACGTTCCGCGTCGGTGAGCGGATCGGAGGTTCTGCCGCGGCATTCGTTTCGGCGTTGTTCCTGCTGCTGAATCCGCTGTTCTTCGCCCAGGCCGGATTGATGCACGGAGACATGGCCGTCGCCGCGCTCGGACTCGCCGCGACCCTCTTCTATCTCGAGGAGCGGCGGCTGCCGTACTTCGTCTCCGCCGTTGCGCTTTTGCTCGCGAAGGAAACCGGCCTCGGCATCGTGGTCGGCATTGCGGTGTACCACGCACTCGTTCGATCCGACCGGCCTCGGCATTTGCGGGAAGCGGTCGTGCTGGCGACACCCGGGCTCATGCTCGCCGCGTTCTTCGCGGCGTCGTGGATCACGACCGGTCGGCTCCTGAACAACTCGTACTTCGACACAAACACGCTCGTAACGCTCTCGTTCGAAAAGGTGCGGTGGGTTTCTCGTTGGCTCTTCGTCGAGCAAGGGCGATGGATTCTGACGGCGTGCACGGTCGTCGCCTTGACGTTCGGACGACGGGAGTACCGATTCCGCGAACTTCCGCTGCTGGCACTTGTGGTGATCCCTTTCTGGGCGGCGTTCGGCGCCTTGTACGTTCTCCCGCGGTATCTCCTTCCTGCCTTCCCTTTCCTGTCGGTGGCGGCGGGCCTGGGGGTGGTCGCGCTTGGCCGAAGGTGGAAGCTCGTGCCGGTCGTGGCCGTCATCGCGGCAGGAGCGTCGTTCGCGCTCACGATTGACGGCACGCGCGAGGGCTCGGGGTCCTACGAAAACAACCTCGAGTACGTCGATGTGGTCGAGACGCACCGGGAGCTGGCGGCGTGGCTCGAGGCCCATCACCAAGGTGCGGTGATCGCAGCCGGATGGCCGCTCGGCCAAGTGCTGCGCGAGCCCAGGCTCGGATACGTTTCGGTCCCCCTCAATTCCGCATCGACGCATCAGCATCCGGAGATCCTCGCCTGGACTGCGCAGGGGGACGCATTCACGCAGAGTTTAGTCGCACGCGCCGAAGGCGAGCGGTGGGAGATCCTGGAGCGCTTCGAGAACGGCGGAAAGGTTGCGGCGGCGTTCGGTCGACCCGCGCGCCGACCGGTCCGTCGGCACCTCCCAGAGAAGGGCACCGTGCGCTAG
- a CDS encoding Coq4 family protein has protein sequence MESPKLDPELVQGLLDSLASWDPRASVPLALTYMRVGDEEALKGFDAMALANPSTPEMLQDRYLSPAPDVAYLATLPDGTLGREFERYLTENGLDANLLRESAFIPAHRERGDDVGYLAERGFQLHDLFHVLTGFDTTPLGEVRVVSFTVAQTPAPYPAMIIASRPLQMVLYKPELLPVVMDAITEGWALGRKAKSLLPVHWEDHWERPLAELRAEYDLA, from the coding sequence ATGGAATCTCCAAAGCTAGATCCGGAATTGGTGCAGGGGCTTCTCGATTCCCTTGCGAGTTGGGACCCGCGTGCGTCCGTTCCGCTCGCACTCACCTACATGCGCGTCGGCGATGAGGAGGCCCTGAAGGGCTTCGATGCGATGGCGCTCGCGAACCCGAGCACGCCGGAGATGCTGCAGGACCGTTACCTCAGTCCCGCGCCGGACGTCGCGTACCTCGCGACGCTGCCGGACGGTACGCTCGGCAGGGAGTTCGAGCGGTATCTGACCGAAAACGGGCTCGATGCGAATCTTCTACGTGAATCCGCGTTCATTCCGGCGCACCGCGAGCGCGGCGACGACGTCGGCTACCTCGCGGAGCGAGGCTTCCAGCTCCACGATCTGTTCCACGTCCTGACGGGCTTCGACACGACGCCGCTCGGCGAGGTCCGCGTGGTGAGTTTCACCGTCGCGCAGACCCCCGCGCCGTATCCCGCGATGATCATAGCGAGTCGTCCGTTGCAGATGGTCCTGTACAAACCCGAGCTCCTACCCGTCGTGATGGACGCGATCACCGAAGGTTGGGCTCTCGGCCGCAAGGCTAAATCTTTGCTGCCGGTTCACTGGGAAGACCACTGGGAGCGGCCCCTGGCCGAGCTTCGGGCCGAGTACGACCTGGCATAG
- a CDS encoding MerR family transcriptional regulator, translating to MSTADRCPTRPETDTWNVAQNFDSTFCWEYDDGRDNLLSLYEKGKKLQWNAADRIDWSQELDEHNPGGLPDEVLGIYGTDIWDRLDEAGRTNVRRHFQAWQISQFLHGEQGALVCTAKIVQQVPNMDAKFYASTQVVDEARHVAFGRLALRDYYPHLTDKERDEREEFVVEGSYLLRDRFLGEEVWETLGLPVRECKAATERSEFMSQYRSALFSRIVPTIKDIGLWGPRVRKAYADMGVLGFADTNVEELGRNDEEVALQFDERHRNVEEVAAVGREAIRYYIREGLLPEPERPARNVAWYDESFVEKIRFIKELQEKRYLPLNVIGRLLASDGDSSRAEVEALLDLDGKLFPQVEGSPKLEGERLVVVARRSRALGGNLEGWVQSGRGLPVRTDRSVRRHGGVART from the coding sequence ATGTCGACCGCAGACCGCTGTCCGACCCGCCCCGAGACCGATACATGGAATGTCGCGCAGAACTTCGACTCGACGTTCTGCTGGGAGTACGACGACGGCCGCGACAACCTGCTGAGCCTCTACGAGAAGGGCAAGAAGCTCCAGTGGAATGCCGCCGATCGCATAGATTGGTCGCAGGAGCTCGACGAGCACAATCCCGGGGGTCTGCCCGACGAGGTGCTCGGCATCTACGGCACTGACATCTGGGACCGCCTCGACGAGGCGGGCCGCACGAACGTGCGTCGCCATTTCCAGGCGTGGCAGATCTCGCAGTTCCTGCACGGCGAACAGGGCGCGCTCGTCTGCACCGCCAAGATCGTTCAGCAGGTACCGAACATGGACGCCAAGTTCTACGCGTCGACGCAGGTGGTCGACGAGGCACGCCACGTCGCGTTCGGGCGCCTCGCGCTACGCGACTACTACCCCCACCTCACGGACAAAGAGCGCGACGAGCGCGAGGAGTTTGTGGTCGAAGGCTCCTACCTCCTGCGGGATCGTTTCCTCGGAGAGGAAGTCTGGGAGACGCTCGGGTTGCCCGTTAGGGAGTGCAAGGCGGCGACGGAACGTTCGGAGTTCATGAGTCAGTATCGCTCGGCTCTGTTCAGCCGGATCGTTCCGACCATCAAGGACATCGGCCTGTGGGGCCCCCGAGTTCGGAAGGCTTACGCGGACATGGGGGTTCTGGGCTTCGCCGATACGAATGTCGAAGAGCTCGGTCGGAACGACGAGGAGGTTGCACTGCAGTTCGACGAGCGTCATCGGAACGTGGAGGAGGTCGCCGCGGTCGGGCGCGAAGCGATTCGGTACTACATCCGCGAGGGGCTCCTGCCGGAGCCGGAGCGGCCGGCGCGCAACGTCGCCTGGTACGACGAGTCCTTCGTCGAGAAGATTCGCTTCATCAAGGAGCTGCAGGAGAAACGATACCTGCCGCTGAATGTGATCGGGCGCCTGCTCGCGAGCGACGGCGATTCGTCGCGGGCTGAGGTCGAGGCACTGTTGGATCTCGACGGGAAGCTCTTCCCGCAGGTCGAGGGTAGCCCGAAGCTGGAAGGCGAGCGCCTCGTCGTGGTCGCCCGCCGTTCTCGAGCTTTGGGGGGAAATCTGGAAGGCTGGGTACAGTCCGGACGCGGGCTTCCCGTCCGAACAGATCGGTCTGTACGTCGACATGGTGGAGTGGCTCGCACGTGA
- a CDS encoding alpha-ketoglutarate-dependent dioxygenase AlkB: MSRDALAEPTLPFAPSLRDHDLAGGHLRIWSSFFEPPRASEMLDRLWHEVEWSQHHVRIAGRRVPCPRLSAWYGVDGAHYAYSGHTYLPLPFSPLLNEIRREVESATGHPFNSVLLNAYRDGRDSMGWHSDDEPELGVRPVIASVSLGATRRFRLRHRRQDLDPVALDLEHGSLLVMDGDTQAHWHHAVPKTRRLVELRVNLTFRRIRNEGAL; this comes from the coding sequence TTGAGCCGGGACGCTTTGGCCGAGCCCACGTTGCCGTTTGCGCCGTCGCTCCGCGATCACGATCTCGCCGGCGGCCATCTGCGAATCTGGTCGTCCTTCTTCGAGCCGCCGCGGGCGAGCGAGATGCTGGATCGCCTCTGGCATGAGGTCGAGTGGTCGCAGCATCACGTGCGAATTGCCGGTCGGCGAGTGCCCTGTCCCCGGCTCTCGGCCTGGTACGGCGTCGACGGCGCGCACTACGCGTACTCGGGTCACACCTACCTTCCACTACCCTTTTCGCCTTTGCTGAATGAGATTCGCCGCGAGGTGGAGTCGGCCACCGGGCATCCGTTCAACTCGGTGCTTCTGAACGCCTACCGCGACGGTAGGGACTCCATGGGCTGGCACAGTGATGACGAGCCGGAGCTCGGCGTGCGGCCGGTGATCGCCTCTGTGAGCCTCGGGGCGACGCGGCGGTTCCGCCTGCGGCACCGTCGGCAAGACCTCGACCCGGTAGCGCTCGATCTCGAGCACGGATCGCTTCTCGTGATGGATGGCGATACGCAGGCCCACTGGCACCACGCGGTTCCGAAGACGCGACGGCTCGTGGAGCTACGCGTGAATCTGACGTTTCGCAGGATTCGGAACGAGGGGGCGTTATGA
- a CDS encoding sugar porter family MFS transporter has protein sequence MSNGGGDLGFIIRISIVATIGGFLFGFDSGVINGTVDGLRIAFESDSVGTGFNVASMLLGCAVGAFFAGRLADALGRRTLLLVSAAFFVVSAWGSGVAGSSGEFVIYRILGGLAVGAASVMAPAYISEIAPAELRGRLSTIQQIAIITGLFVAFLSNYFLAGVAGSANTPLWFGFEAWRWMFWIEITPAVIFLLALLFIPESPRFLVLKGRKDDALAVLARLYGEAVASEKADEIDASLAFDHHRPSFADLLDAERGGVRRIVWVGIGLATFQQLVGINVVFYYGAVLWQSVGFSESNALLINVITGAVSIGACAITMIFIDRLGRKPFLVLGSVGMSVTLGALAFAFAGADVDAEGNLLLSDAAGTAALISANAYVFFFNMSWGPVMWVMLGEMFPNQIRGSGLAVAGLFQWGSNFAITMTFPIMLTSIGLGGAYGFYTACAILSVFFVLAMVHETKGLELESMEG, from the coding sequence ATGAGCAACGGCGGCGGCGACCTCGGTTTCATCATCCGCATCAGTATCGTCGCGACCATCGGCGGCTTCCTCTTCGGGTTCGATAGCGGTGTCATCAACGGGACCGTCGACGGGCTGCGCATCGCATTCGAGTCGGACAGTGTCGGTACCGGGTTCAACGTGGCCTCGATGCTGCTGGGTTGTGCGGTCGGCGCGTTCTTCGCGGGTCGTCTCGCCGACGCGTTGGGCCGCCGTACGCTGCTGCTCGTCTCCGCGGCCTTCTTCGTGGTGAGCGCGTGGGGTTCGGGCGTCGCGGGCTCGTCCGGGGAGTTCGTGATCTATCGGATCTTGGGCGGCCTCGCCGTCGGCGCGGCGAGTGTGATGGCGCCGGCGTACATCAGCGAGATCGCTCCGGCGGAGTTGCGCGGTCGCCTGTCGACGATTCAGCAGATCGCGATCATCACGGGGCTCTTCGTGGCCTTCTTGAGCAACTACTTCCTCGCGGGCGTCGCCGGATCGGCGAACACCCCGTTGTGGTTCGGGTTTGAGGCGTGGCGCTGGATGTTCTGGATCGAGATCACGCCTGCGGTGATCTTCCTCCTGGCTCTGCTCTTCATTCCCGAGAGTCCGCGCTTCCTCGTTCTGAAGGGGCGGAAGGACGATGCGCTCGCGGTGCTGGCGCGCCTTTACGGCGAGGCCGTGGCTTCGGAGAAAGCCGACGAGATAGATGCTTCTCTCGCCTTCGATCATCACCGCCCCTCGTTCGCGGACTTGCTCGACGCCGAGAGAGGTGGGGTGCGCCGGATCGTGTGGGTTGGGATCGGTCTCGCGACGTTCCAACAACTCGTCGGGATCAACGTCGTCTTCTACTACGGCGCCGTCCTCTGGCAGTCGGTGGGCTTCTCCGAGAGTAACGCCCTCCTGATCAACGTGATCACTGGGGCCGTGAGTATCGGTGCGTGTGCGATCACCATGATTTTCATTGATCGGCTCGGGCGCAAGCCGTTCCTTGTCCTCGGTTCGGTCGGAATGTCGGTCACCCTGGGAGCGCTGGCGTTTGCATTCGCCGGCGCCGACGTCGACGCCGAGGGAAATCTGCTCCTCAGCGACGCCGCTGGCACGGCCGCCTTGATCTCGGCGAACGCCTACGTGTTCTTCTTCAACATGTCCTGGGGCCCGGTCATGTGGGTGATGCTCGGCGAGATGTTCCCGAATCAGATTCGCGGGTCGGGCCTCGCTGTCGCGGGCCTCTTTCAGTGGGGATCGAACTTCGCGATCACGATGACGTTCCCGATCATGCTGACTTCGATCGGTCTCGGCGGCGCGTACGGCTTCTACACGGCCTGTGCGATCCTCTCGGTCTTCTTCGTCCTCGCGATGGTGCACGAGACCAAGGGCCTCGAGCTCGAGAGCATGGAAGGCTGA
- a CDS encoding helix-turn-helix domain-containing protein, whose protein sequence is MMQQGTFREDLYHRLSVFPVRLPPLRERREDILPPTNALLPRIASELGVPTPALSPAAVDVVLASSDGNRKQAAERLGIGLRTLYDKLKRYEIE, encoded by the coding sequence ATGATGCAACAAGGAACGTTCCGCGAAGACCTCTATCACCGCCTCTCGGTCTTTCCGGTCCGGCTGCCCCCCTTGCGCGAACGGCGCGAGGACATCCTCCCGCCTACCAACGCCCTCCTCCCACGCATCGCATCGGAGCTCGGCGTCCCGACTCCGGCGCTCTCGCCGGCTGCCGTCGACGTAGTCCTCGCAAGCAGCGACGGCAACCGAAAACAGGCCGCCGAGCGACTCGGCATCGGCCTGCGTACGCTCTACGACAAGCTCAAGCGCTACGAGATCGAGTAG
- a CDS encoding peroxidase family protein, with product MTSTSGHGSSYGITTSNSALRDGDRFWYTRTLGPNQRAQVEATLLSDIIRRNTDVGDELADDVFRVPAP from the coding sequence ATGACTTCGACCTCGGGCCATGGTAGCTCCTACGGAATCACGACCTCGAACTCGGCGCTCCGAGACGGAGATCGGTTCTGGTACACGCGCACGCTCGGCCCGAACCAGCGGGCTCAGGTGGAGGCCACGCTGCTCTCCGACATCATTCGGCGCAACACCGACGTCGGTGACGAGTTGGCCGACGACGTGTTCCGCGTTCCTGCACCCTGA
- a CDS encoding serine hydrolase: MSQFGAQPAKKPTLLPLPPHPEGLAWPTQEWPRDELDPRVDRASLDRLLDHAFTDPGPDDLELTYGVVVVQHGAIVAERYSPSVSPDDAFLSWSMAKSITNSLIGILVRQGKLDISKPISVKEWSAGDPRSRITIDQMLRMVDGLRFREAEHLGGGSVRYYDENESDVIPMLFGAGKNDTAGFASTLPYLAPPEERWNYNSGASNLLSRLVRETIGGGEAEMLEFMREELFEPLGMTTADPKFDAAGNFIGSATCYCSIRDFARFGYLFLRDGEWDGRRILPAGWADYCRTPTLQSDGTYGAHFWTIPGSLGIFYCSGMGGQRVLISPKLDLIVTRMGKTSPHKVAAVVQYCKELIDAFRPTAD, translated from the coding sequence ATGTCGCAATTCGGTGCGCAGCCCGCCAAGAAGCCGACCCTCCTCCCACTCCCTCCGCATCCCGAGGGACTCGCCTGGCCCACGCAGGAGTGGCCGCGCGACGAGTTGGATCCGAGAGTGGACCGCGCCTCGCTGGACCGACTGCTCGACCACGCCTTCACCGACCCGGGGCCCGACGACCTCGAACTCACCTACGGTGTCGTCGTGGTGCAGCACGGCGCAATCGTCGCGGAGCGATACTCGCCGAGCGTGTCTCCCGACGACGCATTCCTCTCATGGTCGATGGCGAAGAGCATCACGAACAGCCTCATCGGAATCCTGGTTCGTCAGGGCAAGCTCGACATCTCGAAGCCGATCTCGGTGAAGGAATGGAGCGCGGGCGACCCTCGCAGCCGGATTACGATCGACCAGATGTTGCGCATGGTAGACGGACTGCGGTTCCGCGAGGCGGAGCACCTGGGGGGCGGCTCAGTGCGCTACTACGACGAGAACGAATCCGACGTGATCCCGATGCTGTTCGGTGCCGGCAAGAACGACACGGCCGGCTTCGCTTCGACGCTCCCGTATCTCGCGCCACCTGAGGAACGCTGGAACTACAACAGCGGCGCCAGCAACCTCCTCTCACGGTTGGTCCGTGAAACGATCGGTGGCGGCGAAGCGGAGATGCTCGAGTTCATGCGCGAGGAGCTCTTCGAGCCGCTCGGCATGACGACCGCCGACCCGAAGTTCGACGCGGCCGGCAACTTCATCGGCTCGGCGACTTGCTACTGCAGCATCCGTGACTTCGCGCGGTTCGGATACTTGTTCCTGCGCGACGGGGAATGGGACGGACGACGGATTCTTCCTGCAGGTTGGGCCGACTACTGCCGGACGCCGACACTGCAATCTGACGGAACGTACGGTGCCCACTTCTGGACGATCCCCGGCAGCCTCGGGATCTTCTACTGCAGCGGCATGGGCGGGCAGCGGGTTCTGATCAGCCCCAAGCTCGACCTGATCGTAACGCGAATGGGCAAGACGTCACCGCACAAGGTCGCCGCCGTCGTGCAGTACTGCAAAGAACTCATCGACGCGTTCCGACCGACCGCCGACTGA